One genomic region from Frateuria soli encodes:
- the gspD gene encoding type II secretion system secretin GspD: protein MFPNALHRMFRIGAIALTVWLVGCSSMPQHDDYALQREAVAGTEKPAPAPLPLNNNLGPAGEASPQPQINSGTGQFIHPQALAKPRPAAHGEGAVTFNFENQPVQAVVKAILGDFLKKNYTIVPGVQGNISFSTSEPIDASQALPVLETLLSWTGNALVRQGNSYVVMPAKNAIAGSVSPSLGAVAPQGGMQARLFPLHYISAAQMQKLIKPFARPDAILLADPARNVLVLAGSPQELDNYARTIRTFDVDWLKGMSVGVFSLQRANVSELMPKLDAIFGKQGDSPLAGMLRFIPIERTNALVVISTQPDYLQEVGDWIARIDRGGGNEPQLFVYDVRNIKASDLARYLAQIYTNASASGGSGGEVGPGLSSGTLGNADNASGNAMGSAAGSFGNSGGIAGGSGSFKGGSDGSTGRGGIDVGDNGGMAGQAGGLGGNGGFGNSGGLANATSSANDQQYSSADGSIKISSVDANNQLLVRARPSQWAEIEGAIQRLDNVPLQVQIETRILEVQLTGAFQFGVQWYLEGLVGGTPNSSGGITPGQPGNQQQWALGKGGMTYNPTGDSFFYSFLNNNLQVALHAQETKGNVKTLSAPSLVVMNNQVAHIQAGDEIPVNQTFFTTGLGTTTNDSPTTIGQVQYISTGVILDVQPRINPGGLVYLNIKQQVSVPGNKDSNGNYTIQQREIATQVGVQSGQTVLLGGLIRQDEGNTDTGIPGLNRIPLIGRLFGSTDRHRNRSELIVLITPRVIGSSDDARRITDEYQTKFESLAPLRAERAKEPPPPATSPADVPLPTPPATPEQLNQQAAAALRQTDYAAAQRLALESWRNGPQRGELCARNWQIIASVRTHLNDTEGVDTARKWVAQCMAGGK, encoded by the coding sequence ATGTTCCCCAACGCCCTGCACCGAATGTTCCGGATCGGCGCCATAGCGCTGACGGTCTGGCTGGTCGGTTGCTCCAGCATGCCGCAGCACGACGACTACGCGCTGCAGCGCGAGGCCGTCGCCGGTACCGAGAAGCCCGCGCCGGCGCCGCTGCCGCTCAACAATAACCTCGGCCCGGCCGGCGAGGCCAGCCCGCAGCCGCAGATCAACAGCGGCACCGGCCAGTTCATCCACCCGCAGGCGCTGGCCAAGCCGCGGCCGGCCGCGCACGGCGAGGGCGCGGTGACCTTCAACTTCGAGAACCAGCCGGTGCAGGCGGTGGTCAAGGCCATCCTCGGCGACTTCCTGAAGAAGAACTACACCATCGTGCCCGGCGTGCAGGGCAACATCTCCTTCTCCACCTCCGAGCCGATCGACGCCAGCCAGGCGCTGCCGGTGCTGGAGACGCTTCTGTCCTGGACCGGCAACGCGCTGGTGCGCCAGGGCAACAGCTACGTGGTGATGCCGGCCAAGAACGCGATTGCCGGCAGCGTCTCGCCCAGCCTCGGCGCGGTGGCGCCGCAGGGCGGCATGCAGGCGCGGCTGTTCCCGCTGCACTACATCTCCGCCGCGCAGATGCAGAAGCTGATCAAGCCGTTCGCCCGGCCCGACGCGATCCTGCTGGCCGATCCGGCGCGCAACGTGCTGGTGCTCGCCGGCTCGCCGCAGGAACTGGACAACTACGCGCGCACCATCCGCACCTTCGACGTCGACTGGCTCAAGGGCATGTCGGTGGGCGTGTTCAGCCTGCAGCGGGCCAACGTGTCCGAGCTGATGCCCAAGCTCGACGCGATCTTCGGCAAGCAGGGCGACAGCCCGCTGGCCGGCATGCTGCGCTTCATCCCGATCGAGCGCACCAACGCGCTGGTGGTGATCAGCACGCAGCCGGACTACCTGCAGGAAGTGGGGGACTGGATCGCGCGCATCGACCGCGGCGGCGGCAACGAGCCGCAGCTGTTCGTCTACGACGTGCGCAACATCAAGGCGTCGGACCTGGCCAGGTACCTGGCGCAGATCTACACCAACGCCTCGGCCAGCGGCGGCAGCGGCGGCGAGGTCGGCCCGGGCCTCAGCTCCGGCACCCTGGGCAACGCCGACAACGCCAGCGGCAACGCCATGGGCAGTGCCGCCGGCAGCTTCGGCAACAGCGGCGGCATCGCCGGCGGCTCGGGCAGTTTCAAGGGCGGCAGCGACGGCAGCACGGGCCGCGGCGGCATCGACGTCGGCGACAACGGCGGCATGGCCGGCCAGGCTGGCGGCCTGGGCGGCAATGGCGGCTTCGGCAACAGTGGCGGCCTGGCCAACGCCACCAGTTCGGCCAACGACCAGCAGTACAGCTCCGCCGACGGATCGATCAAGATTTCCTCGGTCGATGCCAACAACCAGCTGCTGGTGCGCGCGCGGCCGTCCCAGTGGGCGGAGATCGAGGGCGCCATCCAGCGCCTGGACAACGTGCCGCTGCAGGTGCAGATCGAGACGCGCATCCTCGAAGTGCAGCTTACCGGCGCCTTCCAGTTCGGCGTGCAGTGGTATCTGGAAGGCCTGGTCGGCGGCACGCCCAACAGCAGTGGCGGCATCACTCCGGGGCAACCGGGCAACCAGCAGCAGTGGGCGCTGGGCAAGGGTGGCATGACCTACAACCCGACCGGCGATTCGTTCTTTTACTCCTTCCTCAACAACAACCTGCAGGTCGCGCTGCACGCGCAGGAGACCAAGGGCAACGTCAAGACGCTCTCGGCGCCATCGCTGGTGGTGATGAACAACCAGGTCGCGCACATCCAGGCGGGCGACGAAATCCCGGTCAACCAGACCTTCTTCACCACCGGCCTGGGCACTACCACCAACGACAGCCCGACCACCATCGGCCAGGTGCAGTACATCAGCACCGGCGTGATCCTCGACGTGCAGCCGCGGATCAATCCGGGTGGCCTGGTCTACCTCAACATCAAGCAGCAGGTGAGCGTGCCGGGGAACAAGGACTCCAATGGCAACTACACCATCCAGCAGCGCGAGATCGCCACGCAGGTCGGCGTGCAGAGTGGCCAGACCGTCCTCCTCGGCGGGCTGATCCGCCAGGATGAGGGCAACACCGACACCGGCATCCCCGGCCTGAACCGCATCCCGCTGATCGGCCGCCTGTTCGGCAGTACCGACCGGCATCGCAACCGCTCCGAGCTGATCGTGCTGATCACGCCGCGGGTGATCGGCTCCAGCGATGACGCCAGGCGCATCACCGACGAATACCAGACCAAGTTCGAGTCGCTCGCGCCGCTGCGCGCCGAGCGCGCGAAGGAACCGCCGCCGCCGGCCACCTCGCCGGCCGACGTGCCACTGCCCACGCCGCCGGCCACGCCCGAGCAGCTCAACCAGCAGGCCGCGGCGGCACTCAGGCAGACCGATTACGCGGCCGCGCAGCGACTGGCGCTGGAGTCCTGGCGCAACGGCCCGCAGCGCGGCGAGCTGTGCGCACGCAACTGGCAGATCATCGCCAGCGTGCGTACGCACCTGAACGATACCGAGGGCGTGGATACGGCGCGCAAATGGGTGGCCCAATGCATGGCGGGCGGGAAGTAG
- a CDS encoding general secretion pathway protein GspN has product MNAAAQRRLTVPLVATTVVLGVLLLALLAGIGRGVHWAPPRAPAPLPAQHAATLPPPVPLEHYAPVWQQPLFNPDRKPVAHAASGSSQLGDMQLTGIILTPTLRMALLHNKREADKNRELRVKEGASLPDGSWTLVEVKPRSAVFDSSSGRVELQLPAGVPIDQVRGSPAEASSVPDELPNEITNPSHRLQPPDENDQDGNPQDQPGADAPQDNGDEDNAAPAGGAVQGLRGGAPVRMEMTNEQRQAERLRQLKAAIQKRRAEQAAAKAHEGDR; this is encoded by the coding sequence ATGAACGCCGCCGCGCAACGCCGCCTGACCGTGCCGCTGGTCGCCACCACGGTGGTGCTGGGCGTGCTGCTGCTGGCGCTGCTGGCCGGCATCGGCCGCGGCGTGCACTGGGCGCCGCCGCGCGCCCCGGCGCCGTTGCCGGCCCAGCATGCGGCGACGTTGCCGCCGCCGGTGCCGCTGGAGCACTACGCGCCGGTGTGGCAGCAGCCGCTGTTCAATCCCGACCGCAAGCCGGTGGCGCATGCCGCCAGCGGCAGCAGCCAGCTCGGAGACATGCAGTTGACCGGCATCATCCTCACGCCGACGCTGCGCATGGCACTGCTGCACAACAAGCGCGAGGCCGACAAGAACCGGGAGCTGCGCGTGAAAGAAGGCGCCAGCCTGCCCGACGGCAGCTGGACCCTGGTCGAGGTGAAGCCCCGCTCGGCGGTGTTCGATTCGTCCAGCGGGCGCGTCGAGTTGCAGCTGCCGGCGGGCGTGCCGATCGACCAGGTGCGCGGCAGCCCGGCCGAAGCCTCGTCCGTGCCCGACGAGTTGCCGAATGAAATCACCAACCCCTCGCACCGCCTGCAGCCGCCCGACGAGAACGACCAGGACGGCAACCCGCAGGACCAGCCCGGCGCCGATGCACCGCAGGACAATGGCGACGAGGACAACGCCGCGCCCGCCGGTGGCGCGGTCCAGGGCCTGCGCGGCGGCGCGCCGGTCCGCATGGAAATGACCAACGAGCAGCGCCAGGCCGAGCGCCTGCGCCAGCTCAAGGCTGCCATCCAGAAGCGCCGCGCCGAACAGGCAGCCGCGAAGGCTCACGAAGGAGATCGCTGA
- the gspM gene encoding type II secretion system protein GspM: MRQLELKPRDSRIAAVLLLVMAWVLVYFLLVHWWFVAPLRAVDAQMDDLRDTQSRYAAAIAEKPALEKRIAELGAGQAASAAFLPESDPNAASAGLMQRVVDAVGAHTAGGACEVTQKMPLPNPPDDDNSPYRKAAVSISLRCDMEPLVAVLNALEQGTPYLFVDDLSIYRNPVAAQQGNQPVLEIQFTLSGYVRPSHGPAAPVPAPVPATVDADGGEEP; encoded by the coding sequence ATGAGGCAACTGGAGCTCAAGCCGCGCGACAGCCGCATCGCCGCCGTGCTGCTGCTGGTGATGGCATGGGTGCTGGTCTATTTCCTGCTGGTCCACTGGTGGTTCGTCGCGCCGCTGCGCGCGGTCGACGCGCAGATGGACGACCTTCGCGACACCCAGAGCCGCTATGCGGCGGCCATCGCCGAGAAGCCGGCGCTGGAAAAACGCATCGCCGAACTCGGCGCCGGCCAGGCCGCCAGCGCCGCGTTCCTGCCCGAGAGCGACCCCAACGCCGCCTCGGCCGGCCTGATGCAGCGGGTGGTCGACGCGGTCGGTGCGCACACCGCCGGCGGTGCCTGCGAAGTCACCCAGAAGATGCCGTTGCCCAACCCGCCCGACGACGACAACAGCCCCTACCGCAAGGCGGCGGTAAGCATCAGTCTGCGCTGCGACATGGAGCCGCTGGTGGCGGTGCTCAACGCACTGGAGCAGGGCACGCCCTACCTGTTCGTCGACGACCTCAGCATCTACCGCAACCCGGTCGCCGCGCAGCAGGGCAACCAGCCGGTGCTGGAGATCCAGTTCACCCTGTCCGGCTACGTGCGTCCCTCGCACGGGCCGGCGGCCCCCGTGCCGGCACCTGTCCCGGCTACGGTCGACGCCGACGGCGGGGAGGAACCATGA
- a CDS encoding PilN domain-containing protein: MTNATQSLRPQLDRARRAWRASPLPRFFAWWSGELGALLPASWGRLFGGGAQWYLLQRTDGHWELRRAGEPEARAQWPRGAEPAIEQAALSAAVRETDREDLRLALLLPASAVLRRRLLLPRAAADDLQQVGAFEMDRQTPFRVEQVYYAVLELDTPAPAGRFFAELVAVPRDTLDPLLAELEGAGIRVDAVDVAEGTGRLGVNLLPPARVPYRTNPRQRLNLALAGAAVLLLVLALSQWLDNRQQALATMQAQVQDMQAEAQQVAALRQELQDNAGAASFLVRRKQNRVTMLDLLLDLTRRLPQSAWLERLSVDPSGQVGFQGQAPQAAALIDALKDSKIVRDPNFQGSIQPDPASGKERFYMVAQLRQAGSAAPATPASAASEAQP, encoded by the coding sequence ATGACCAACGCAACGCAATCGCTGCGGCCGCAGCTGGACCGTGCGCGTCGCGCCTGGCGGGCCTCGCCGCTGCCGCGGTTCTTCGCCTGGTGGTCCGGCGAGCTCGGCGCACTGCTGCCGGCCTCGTGGGGCCGGCTGTTCGGCGGCGGCGCGCAGTGGTACCTGTTGCAGCGCACCGACGGGCACTGGGAGCTGCGCCGCGCCGGCGAGCCGGAGGCGCGCGCGCAATGGCCACGCGGCGCCGAGCCGGCGATCGAACAGGCGGCGCTCTCGGCGGCCGTGCGCGAAACCGATCGCGAAGACCTGCGCCTGGCGCTGCTGCTGCCGGCGAGTGCGGTCCTGCGCCGGCGCCTGCTGCTCCCGCGCGCGGCGGCCGACGACCTGCAGCAGGTGGGGGCCTTCGAGATGGACCGGCAGACCCCCTTCCGCGTCGAGCAGGTGTACTACGCCGTGCTCGAACTGGACACGCCGGCCCCGGCCGGCCGCTTCTTCGCCGAACTGGTGGCGGTGCCCCGCGACACGCTCGATCCGCTGCTGGCCGAGCTCGAGGGCGCCGGCATCCGCGTCGATGCGGTCGACGTGGCCGAAGGCACCGGTCGGCTGGGCGTGAACCTGCTGCCGCCTGCCCGCGTGCCCTATCGCACCAACCCGCGCCAGCGCCTCAACCTCGCGCTCGCCGGTGCCGCCGTGCTGTTGCTGGTGCTGGCGCTGTCGCAATGGCTCGACAACCGTCAGCAGGCGCTCGCCACGATGCAGGCGCAGGTGCAGGACATGCAGGCCGAGGCGCAGCAGGTCGCGGCCCTGCGCCAGGAGCTGCAGGACAACGCCGGCGCGGCGAGCTTCCTGGTCCGGCGCAAGCAGAACCGCGTGACGATGCTCGACCTGCTGCTCGATCTCACCCGCCGGCTGCCGCAGAGCGCATGGCTGGAGCGGCTGAGCGTCGACCCGAGCGGGCAGGTCGGCTTCCAGGGCCAGGCGCCGCAGGCCGCGGCGCTGATCGATGCACTGAAGGATTCGAAGATCGTGCGCGATCCCAACTTCCAGGGCAGCATCCAGCCTGATCCGGCCAGCGGCAAGGAGCGCTTCTACATGGTCGCGCAGCTGCGCCAGGCCGGTAGCGCCGCACCGGCGACGCCGGCCAGCGCCGCCTCGGAGGCGCAGCCATGA
- a CDS encoding general secretion pathway protein GspK, whose amino-acid sequence MSARRGQRGVALLLVLWACTLLAIMLGGYAMTARTEGLQARFQFAQTQAHYAAEAGLSRAIYGLQDPRLAERWQADGRPYTFRFDGATVQVSAVDEGGKVDLNSASPIVLQGLFRAAGLRPDEARKMAAAVVDWREFNVGRKVGAQVYAANGYQPRHSPFLSIEELQQVAGMTPSLYRIIAGAITIWSGRESPDPNTAQPLALGAIPGMTPERVAQVLAARRNTRPGVAALFAGNGVTHSIRSEATMADGTRAVLHATVRLQGVRPGAQPYAVLHWREGDRE is encoded by the coding sequence GTGAGCGCGCGTCGCGGCCAGCGTGGCGTCGCGCTGCTGCTGGTGCTGTGGGCCTGCACGTTGCTGGCGATCATGCTGGGCGGCTACGCGATGACCGCGCGCACCGAGGGCCTGCAGGCACGGTTCCAGTTCGCGCAGACGCAGGCGCACTACGCGGCCGAGGCGGGCCTGTCCCGCGCCATCTATGGCCTGCAGGACCCGCGGCTGGCCGAGCGCTGGCAGGCTGACGGCCGGCCCTACACGTTCCGCTTCGATGGCGCCACGGTGCAGGTCAGCGCGGTCGACGAGGGCGGCAAGGTGGACTTGAACAGCGCCTCGCCGATCGTGCTGCAGGGGCTGTTCCGCGCCGCCGGCCTGCGCCCCGACGAGGCGCGGAAGATGGCCGCCGCGGTGGTCGACTGGCGGGAATTCAACGTAGGCCGGAAGGTGGGTGCGCAGGTGTATGCAGCCAACGGCTACCAGCCGCGTCACTCGCCGTTCCTGAGTATCGAGGAGCTGCAGCAGGTGGCCGGCATGACGCCCTCGCTGTACCGCATCATCGCCGGTGCGATCACCATCTGGTCCGGCCGCGAAAGCCCCGATCCGAACACGGCCCAGCCGCTGGCGCTGGGCGCGATCCCCGGCATGACGCCCGAGCGGGTCGCGCAGGTGCTGGCCGCGCGCAGGAATACGCGGCCGGGCGTGGCCGCCCTGTTCGCGGGCAACGGAGTGACGCATAGTATTCGCTCGGAGGCCACGATGGCCGACGGCACGCGCGCCGTGCTGCATGCCACCGTACGCCTGCAGGGCGTTCGTCCGGGCGCGCAGCCCTACGCGGTGTTGCACTGGCGGGAGGGTGACCGCGAATGA
- a CDS encoding prepilin-type N-terminal cleavage/methylation domain-containing protein yields MPTPGRATRARGFTLLETLAALALLALLLVGVYSGIRTASHSVRSGTAAVERLDAVRSAQQFLRNELAQAMTQQLAKNPDNDEAIFFRGEPDSMSFVAPLPGYLGKLGPQVQTLELVDNGKGGQRLQVRFALLPPSGEPLKPGPPQVLLEDVHDAGFHYRGVDQRGRAGPWRDDWRQGDRLPQLVRIDLKLPGAGYWPQLTVPLRVDASANQRQFAMLDAAGPAIAWRQP; encoded by the coding sequence ATGCCCACTCCCGGGCGCGCAACACGCGCCCGCGGCTTCACCCTGCTCGAAACGCTCGCCGCGCTGGCGCTGCTCGCGCTGCTGCTGGTGGGCGTCTACTCCGGCATCCGCACCGCCTCGCACAGCGTGCGCTCGGGTACCGCGGCGGTGGAGCGGCTGGACGCGGTGCGTTCGGCGCAACAGTTCCTGCGCAACGAGCTGGCGCAGGCGATGACCCAGCAACTGGCCAAGAACCCGGACAACGACGAGGCGATCTTCTTCCGTGGCGAGCCGGACTCGATGAGCTTCGTGGCGCCCTTGCCCGGCTACCTCGGCAAGCTCGGGCCGCAGGTGCAGACGCTCGAGCTGGTCGACAACGGCAAGGGTGGCCAGCGCCTGCAGGTCCGCTTTGCGCTGCTGCCGCCCAGCGGCGAACCGCTCAAGCCCGGGCCGCCGCAGGTGCTGCTGGAGGACGTGCACGACGCCGGCTTCCATTATCGCGGGGTGGACCAGCGGGGCCGCGCCGGTCCGTGGCGGGACGACTGGCGCCAGGGCGACCGCCTGCCGCAGCTGGTGCGCATCGACCTCAAGCTGCCCGGCGCCGGCTACTGGCCGCAGCTGACCGTGCCGCTGCGCGTGGATGCCTCGGCCAACCAGCGCCAGTTCGCGATGCTGGATGCCGCCGGCCCCGCCATCGCTTGGAGGCAGCCGTGA
- a CDS encoding type IV pilus modification PilV family protein encodes MPNRGHATRASGFTLLEVIAAVLLLAITFASLMRVAGSSLNLTARSAERSAAAMWARSLLDSAFVLEPIRVGQSSGRFDERYRWQLDVRPFQPLPTAQASGPQPRAPASPLKLYRLDLDVMWKSAGHDYSARFSTLRVGGPQPQGAGS; translated from the coding sequence ATGCCGAATCGCGGGCACGCGACGCGCGCCAGCGGCTTCACCCTGCTCGAGGTGATTGCCGCCGTGCTGCTGCTGGCGATCACCTTCGCCTCGCTGATGCGCGTGGCGGGCAGTTCCCTGAACCTCACCGCGCGCTCGGCCGAACGCAGCGCGGCGGCGATGTGGGCACGCAGCCTGCTCGACAGCGCGTTCGTGCTGGAGCCGATCCGCGTCGGACAGAGCAGCGGGCGCTTCGACGAACGCTATCGCTGGCAGCTCGACGTGCGGCCGTTCCAGCCACTGCCCACCGCGCAGGCGAGCGGCCCGCAACCGCGTGCGCCGGCCTCGCCGCTCAAGCTCTACCGGCTCGACCTGGACGTGATGTGGAAGAGCGCCGGGCACGATTACAGCGCGCGCTTCAGCACCCTGCGGGTGGGTGGGCCGCAGCCGCAAGGGGCCGGGTCGTGA
- a CDS encoding pilus assembly FimT family protein: protein MPDPGRARRRGFSLLEMLAVILLIGIAAAAAAVSVTQGLASARTRAASVELAAALRATRAQAIVKGKEQTFELDTKSASYQAAGGREVALPRGMRLSITSAREDQPDSHTGRIRFFPDGSSTGGHIILQRGGRRWQVNVAWLTGAVSVVTS, encoded by the coding sequence ATGCCGGATCCCGGACGCGCGCGCCGCCGCGGCTTCAGCCTGCTCGAAATGCTCGCGGTGATCCTGCTGATCGGCATTGCCGCCGCCGCGGCCGCGGTCTCGGTGACCCAGGGACTGGCCAGCGCGCGCACCCGCGCGGCCAGCGTCGAGCTGGCCGCCGCGCTGCGCGCCACCCGCGCGCAGGCCATCGTCAAGGGCAAGGAGCAGACCTTCGAACTGGACACGAAATCGGCCAGCTACCAGGCGGCCGGCGGCAGGGAAGTGGCGCTGCCCAGGGGCATGCGCCTGTCCATCACCAGCGCCCGCGAGGACCAGCCGGACAGCCACACCGGCCGCATCCGTTTCTTCCCCGACGGCAGTTCGACCGGCGGCCACATCATCCTGCAGCGCGGCGGGCGCCGCTGGCAGGTCAACGTGGCCTGGCTGACCGGCGCGGTGAGCGTGGTGACGTCGTGA
- the gspG gene encoding type II secretion system major pseudopilin GspG, with protein sequence MRARRARGFTLLEMLAVIVLIGIIGAIVVRQVGSSVDKGKYGAGKAQLMTLGQKIENYSLDNGSPPAGLDALVKKPPNAPNWQGPYAKPSDLVDPFGHAFGYKAPGEHGSYDLVFYGQDGKPGGDGYSQDIGNWQ encoded by the coding sequence ATGCGTGCGCGTCGCGCCCGCGGCTTCACCCTGCTCGAAATGCTCGCGGTGATCGTGCTGATCGGCATCATCGGCGCGATCGTGGTGCGCCAGGTCGGCAGCAGTGTCGACAAGGGCAAGTACGGCGCGGGCAAGGCGCAGCTGATGACGCTCGGCCAGAAAATCGAGAACTACTCGCTGGACAACGGCTCGCCGCCGGCCGGCCTCGACGCGCTGGTCAAGAAGCCGCCGAACGCGCCGAACTGGCAGGGCCCCTACGCCAAGCCCTCGGATCTGGTCGATCCGTTCGGCCATGCCTTCGGCTACAAGGCCCCCGGCGAGCACGGCAGCTATGACCTGGTGTTCTATGGCCAGGACGGCAAGCCCGGCGGCGATGGCTACAGCCAGGACATCGGCAACTGGCAATGA
- the gspF gene encoding type II secretion system inner membrane protein GspF yields the protein MAQFRYRAISAAGEMLQGQIEAPSLEEAIGRLQDQGHTPLEAKPADAMGEGSAFAALFKRGPFTGDQLAQFTHQLATLLGAGQPLDRALGILMELPEAERAKRLVERVRDRVRGGTTLSQALEEEHGVFPKLYISLVRAGEAGGSLEDTLRRLAEYLERAQQLRGSIINALIYPAFLLIGVLGSLVLLLAYVVPQFVPIFQDMQVPIPLITRVVLFIGQVLQGWWWLLLILLIAGIAVWRARLRDPALRMAWHARLLTVRVIGPLLLKVETARIARTLGTLLKNGVPLLTAIGIARQVTGNTALDEALAQASEQVKGGGGLSAALARSQRFPRLSLQMVQVGEEAGQLDSMLLKVADTFDLESKRAIDRLLAALVPALTIVMTVLVAIIMAAILLPLLSLTANIQ from the coding sequence ATGGCGCAGTTCCGCTACCGCGCCATCAGCGCCGCCGGCGAGATGCTGCAGGGCCAGATCGAGGCCCCCAGCCTGGAGGAGGCGATCGGCCGCCTGCAGGACCAGGGCCACACGCCGCTGGAGGCCAAGCCGGCGGACGCCATGGGCGAAGGCTCGGCCTTCGCCGCCCTGTTCAAGCGCGGCCCGTTCACCGGCGACCAGCTGGCACAGTTCACCCACCAGCTGGCCACGCTGCTCGGCGCCGGCCAGCCGCTGGACCGGGCGCTGGGCATCCTGATGGAGCTGCCCGAGGCCGAGCGCGCCAAGCGGCTGGTCGAGCGCGTGCGCGACCGGGTGCGCGGCGGCACCACGCTGTCGCAGGCGCTGGAGGAGGAACACGGCGTGTTCCCCAAGCTGTACATCTCGCTGGTGCGAGCGGGCGAGGCCGGCGGCTCGCTGGAGGACACCCTGCGTCGCCTGGCCGAATACCTCGAGCGCGCCCAGCAACTGCGCGGCAGCATCATCAACGCGTTGATCTACCCGGCGTTCCTGCTCATCGGCGTGCTCGGCTCGCTGGTGCTGTTGCTGGCCTACGTGGTGCCGCAGTTCGTGCCGATCTTCCAGGACATGCAGGTGCCGATCCCGCTGATCACGCGCGTGGTGCTGTTCATCGGCCAGGTGCTGCAGGGCTGGTGGTGGCTGCTGCTGATCCTGCTGATCGCGGGAATCGCGGTCTGGCGCGCGCGCCTGCGCGATCCGGCGTTGCGGATGGCCTGGCACGCGAGGCTGCTGACCGTGCGCGTGATCGGCCCGCTGCTGCTCAAGGTGGAGACCGCGCGCATCGCGCGCACGCTGGGCACGCTGCTCAAGAACGGGGTGCCGTTGCTGACCGCGATCGGCATCGCGCGCCAGGTCACCGGCAACACTGCGCTGGACGAAGCGCTCGCGCAGGCCTCCGAGCAGGTCAAGGGCGGCGGTGGCCTGAGTGCCGCGCTGGCGCGCTCGCAGCGCTTCCCCCGGCTGTCGCTGCAGATGGTGCAGGTCGGCGAGGAAGCCGGGCAACTGGACAGCATGCTGCTGAAGGTCGCCGATACCTTCGACCTCGAATCCAAACGCGCGATCGACCGCCTGCTGGCCGCGCTGGTGCCGGCGCTGACGATCGTGATGACGGTGCTTGTGGCGATCATCATGGCGGCGATCCTGCTGCCGCTGCTGAGCCTCACGGCGAATATTCAATGA